The region CAAGGTGGACAGAGGTACAAAAAAGCATCATGCGGCAAAAGGAAGCAGGTCTATAATCAGAAAATCATTTCAACAACTTGAGAAGTTAGGGTATATTAAGGTAGAGAAAAAAGGAAGAGTTGTTACAGATCAGGGTAGAGCATATTTAGATAAATTATCAGGTTCATTAATAGAAAAAAAGTGAGAGTATATGGAAGATGACAAAGAGTTAGAAGAATTGCGAAAAAAGAAACTTGCGCAGATGATGTCACAACAGCAAGGCAGTGAAGCGCAGGAAGAGGAAAAGAGAGAGCGAGCTCAGAGAGCAGAGATATTGAGAGCGATCCTAACTCCAGAGGCAAGAGAAAGGCTTACAAATGTAAGATTAGTAAAACCAGAAATCGTAGAGAACGTAGAGAATCAACTAATATATTTAGCACAGTCAGGAAGATT is a window of Thermoplasmata archaeon DNA encoding:
- a CDS encoding DNA-binding protein — translated: MEDDKELEELRKKKLAQMMSQQQGSEAQEEEKRERAQRAEILRAILTPEARERLTNVRLVKPEIVENVENQLIYLAQSGRLNHMITDGELKSLLLKLTEKNRDIKIERR